In the genome of Flexistipes sinusarabici DSM 4947, one region contains:
- a CDS encoding branched-chain amino acid ABC transporter permease, with translation MQFIYSGITSGSIFALVALGFNIIYNTTGIINFAQGEFVMIGGMLIYTLLSIYGLPFLIAAPLALMAALILGAIFERVFIKSVRSPNEIKLITITIAASIILRGLGMVIWGRNSLSVDAYVPYKILELPAGTLTSNSLLVIIVSLITAFSLSLFFKRSSLGKAFRACYDDKIAAGICGVDVSKIRMLAFAIAALLGVIAGIVTTPITYVTYTDGIMTGLKGFAAAILGGLGSFWGGVAGGLLLGIFEGFFASVFSSGYKDAFAFLVILAVLFLRPKGLFGKKKAERL, from the coding sequence ATGCAGTTCATTTACTCAGGAATTACCAGCGGAAGTATATTTGCTTTGGTAGCGCTTGGATTTAACATAATTTACAATACCACCGGTATTATTAATTTTGCCCAGGGCGAATTTGTTATGATAGGCGGGATGCTCATATATACACTGTTATCAATATATGGGCTCCCGTTTTTAATTGCAGCTCCACTCGCTTTAATGGCTGCACTTATACTGGGGGCAATTTTTGAACGTGTTTTTATAAAAAGTGTACGTTCCCCCAACGAAATAAAGCTGATTACAATTACGATAGCTGCCTCAATCATCTTAAGAGGGCTGGGAATGGTTATATGGGGGAGAAACTCATTAAGCGTTGATGCTTATGTGCCTTATAAAATACTGGAGTTACCCGCAGGCACCCTTACATCTAACAGCCTGCTCGTTATAATAGTTTCACTAATTACGGCATTTAGTCTTTCATTGTTTTTCAAAAGGTCGTCTTTGGGGAAAGCTTTCAGGGCGTGCTACGATGATAAAATTGCCGCTGGGATATGCGGTGTGGATGTCAGTAAAATAAGAATGCTTGCCTTTGCAATTGCAGCACTTCTTGGTGTTATAGCTGGAATCGTTACCACTCCTATCACTTATGTGACTTACACTGACGGTATCATGACAGGGTTGAAAGGATTTGCCGCAGCCATTCTGGGCGGACTGGGCAGCTTCTGGGGCGGTGTAGCCGGAGGTCTTTTGCTTGGTATCTTTGAAGGTTTTTTCGCCTCTGTGTTTTCATCAGGGTATAAAGATGCATTCGCTTTTCTGGTAATTCTTGCGGTTTTGTTTTTGAGACCGAAAGGCTTGTTCGGGAAAAAGAAGGCTGAACGTTTATGA
- a CDS encoding branched-chain amino acid ABC transporter permease produces the protein MRKINYPFLIFVLVVLIAAKLLIKNEYYLSIVIFGMFNAINASCFNLLLGYTGIISLGQAAFYGIGAYFAVIVAASFGINPVLAIFLASLFSALTAFIVGYPTLKLHGHYLAMATLGFGMIIYVLMNEMAFITGGPSGFLDISKFSFLGISIYGEHSFYVFVAIMFFIFTVLFEMFDKSYLSYKLKFIKESEFASKSFGINIFKTKLLVFSIAAGITAFNGGIYAYYSGFISPVSFNFNYSIELLTMAIVGGLGTVPGGIIGAAVLTALPEFMASIEDYEMILYGCFLAITIIFLPGGLTGLIKRILNKNAAD, from the coding sequence ATGAGAAAGATAAATTACCCTTTTTTAATATTTGTTTTGGTCGTTTTGATTGCTGCAAAGTTGCTGATAAAAAATGAATATTATTTAAGTATTGTTATCTTCGGGATGTTCAATGCTATAAACGCCTCATGTTTCAACTTACTTTTAGGATATACGGGGATTATTTCTCTTGGTCAGGCTGCATTTTACGGAATCGGTGCCTATTTTGCCGTCATTGTCGCCGCTTCTTTCGGTATTAATCCTGTGCTTGCAATTTTTCTGGCAAGCTTATTCAGTGCACTTACTGCTTTCATAGTGGGATACCCCACTTTAAAACTTCACGGGCATTATCTGGCTATGGCCACCCTCGGATTTGGTATGATTATTTATGTGCTTATGAATGAGATGGCTTTTATTACAGGGGGACCTTCCGGCTTTTTGGATATTAGCAAGTTTAGTTTCCTTGGAATTTCTATTTATGGCGAACACAGTTTTTATGTTTTTGTTGCAATAATGTTTTTTATTTTTACAGTATTATTTGAAATGTTTGACAAATCATATTTATCTTACAAACTGAAGTTTATAAAAGAATCTGAGTTTGCCTCAAAATCTTTCGGTATTAACATATTTAAAACTAAATTACTGGTTTTTTCTATTGCAGCCGGCATAACTGCATTTAATGGTGGTATTTATGCATATTACTCAGGATTTATAAGTCCTGTATCTTTTAATTTCAACTATTCCATTGAGCTTCTGACAATGGCAATTGTAGGCGGGTTAGGGACAGTGCCCGGCGGAATTATAGGAGCAGCTGTTCTGACCGCTTTGCCAGAATTTATGGCTTCTATTGAAGATTATGAGATGATTCTTTACGGTTGTTTTCTTGCTATTACTATAATATTTTTACCGGGCGGTCTTACGGGACTTATAAAGAGGATACTTAATAAAAATGCTGCAGATTAA
- a CDS encoding ABC transporter ATP-binding protein: MLQIKNTGINFGGVKALDNVSFNVSYGRITALIGPNGAGKTTLFNIITGFLKSNTGEIFFENENITNSQPYHIFAKGISRTFQNLNLISEVSLKENLLLGIIGKDNPSSVKSLLRLNGKYWKRVEKKIHHCMEITGISEWCDKKTDEVPYGILKYLEIARAIINEPKILLLDEPAAGLNNVEKENLMELIKFLTSKNMTIFMVEHDMNFVSNLADNVICLNYGKVIANGSYGEIRSNEEVIKAYLGDSDA, encoded by the coding sequence ATGCTGCAGATTAAAAATACAGGTATTAACTTTGGTGGTGTGAAGGCTCTTGACAATGTAAGTTTTAACGTGTCATACGGCCGTATTACTGCGCTGATCGGGCCTAACGGAGCCGGTAAAACTACACTTTTTAATATAATCACCGGTTTTCTTAAAAGCAATACCGGCGAAATTTTTTTTGAAAATGAAAACATTACAAATTCACAGCCTTACCATATATTTGCCAAAGGAATCTCACGAACTTTCCAAAATTTAAATCTTATTTCAGAAGTAAGCCTGAAAGAGAACCTATTATTGGGAATAATAGGTAAAGACAACCCTTCATCTGTAAAAAGTTTATTAAGACTGAACGGCAAATACTGGAAAAGAGTGGAAAAGAAGATCCACCACTGTATGGAAATTACCGGTATATCAGAGTGGTGTGATAAAAAAACCGATGAAGTGCCTTACGGCATTCTAAAATATCTTGAGATAGCAAGAGCTATAATTAATGAGCCAAAGATCCTGTTGCTGGATGAGCCTGCAGCGGGACTTAACAATGTTGAGAAAGAAAATTTAATGGAACTTATAAAATTTTTAACAAGCAAAAATATGACAATATTTATGGTGGAACATGACATGAATTTCGTATCCAATCTGGCTGATAATGTTATATGCCTTAATTACGGAAAAGTGATTGCCAACGGCAGCTACGGGGAAATAAGGAGTAATGAGGAAGTTATAAAAGCTTACCTTGGAGATTCGGATGCTTAA
- a CDS encoding ABC transporter ATP-binding protein, translating to MLKVSSLNIYYGAVRALNNISIHVKEKEFVSLIGSNGAGKTSLLNGILNIVPPKSGEIVFQNRTITGLPTKKKVKMGISLVPEGRRVFPNMSVHENLEMGGYQKSSKIKNRQMEFVLDLFPILKERNKQLAGMLSGGEQQMLAIGRALMSDPKLLLMDEPSMGLAPLVIKNVYEKLTKLKENGLTIFLVEQNASVALKYADRGYVLENGKIVLQGKSSELKDDNEIKRAYLGKEYKEKWER from the coding sequence ATGCTTAAAGTTTCCTCGCTTAATATATATTATGGCGCCGTAAGAGCTTTAAATAACATTTCCATTCATGTTAAAGAGAAAGAATTTGTTTCACTAATTGGTTCAAACGGTGCAGGAAAAACATCACTTTTAAACGGGATTTTAAATATTGTTCCGCCGAAAAGCGGTGAAATTGTTTTTCAAAACAGAACAATTACCGGTCTTCCCACCAAGAAAAAAGTAAAAATGGGAATCAGTCTTGTCCCGGAAGGCAGACGTGTATTTCCCAATATGAGTGTTCATGAAAACCTTGAAATGGGCGGATATCAAAAATCATCAAAAATAAAGAACAGGCAGATGGAATTTGTCCTCGATCTTTTCCCTATTCTTAAGGAAAGAAACAAACAGTTAGCCGGGATGCTTTCCGGCGGAGAACAGCAGATGCTGGCCATTGGCAGGGCACTGATGAGTGATCCGAAACTCCTTTTAATGGATGAGCCTTCAATGGGGCTGGCTCCTCTTGTTATAAAAAATGTATACGAAAAATTAACAAAGCTGAAAGAAAACGGTCTTACAATTTTCCTGGTGGAGCAGAATGCCTCAGTTGCTCTAAAATATGCTGACAGAGGCTATGTACTGGAAAACGGCAAAATTGTTTTGCAGGGTAAAAGCAGTGAATTGAAGGATGACAATGAAATCAAAAGAGCCTATCTGGGAAAAGAATACAAAGAAAAGTGGGAGAGGTGA
- a CDS encoding phenylacetate--CoA ligase family protein, whose protein sequence is MLLWQKEEQTMPLDDIKQLQLERLQSTVNRAYENVDFYKSQLKSLNIKPEEISKLEDISKLPFTTKQDLRDNYPYGLFAVPLKDIVRIHSSSGTTGKPTVVGYTKRDLETWKDLVARVMVAGGVTKDDIVHIAFTYGLFTGGFGLHYGAEHIGASVIPVSSGNTRRQLLIMQDYWSSTLICTPSYALHIAEIMEKQGLTADDIHLKYALLGSEPWGEKIRAEVEEKLGVIATDNYGLSEVIGPGVSGECLQKNGLHINEDHFYAEIIDPETGEVLPEGELGELVLTTLTKEGMPLIRYRTRDITRLFRDNCKCGCTFVKMEKPSGRTDDMLIVNGVNVFPSQVEEVLTEFDHATPHYMIFVKKKGHLDQMEINLEISEHLFFDEMKKQRALLDSLTEKMFTVLGIKPKIKLVEPRTIERFEGKASRVVDTRNE, encoded by the coding sequence ATGCTTCTGTGGCAAAAAGAAGAACAGACTATGCCTTTGGATGATATAAAGCAGCTGCAACTGGAAAGACTACAGTCTACAGTAAACAGAGCCTATGAGAATGTTGATTTCTACAAAAGTCAACTTAAATCACTGAATATAAAGCCTGAAGAAATATCAAAGCTTGAAGACATTTCAAAACTACCCTTTACAACCAAACAGGATTTGCGGGATAACTATCCCTACGGACTTTTTGCCGTACCATTGAAGGATATTGTCCGCATTCACTCTTCCAGCGGAACCACAGGCAAGCCAACAGTTGTTGGATATACAAAAAGGGATCTGGAGACCTGGAAGGATTTGGTGGCAAGGGTAATGGTAGCAGGCGGGGTTACCAAAGATGATATTGTACATATTGCTTTTACCTATGGTCTTTTTACCGGCGGCTTCGGGCTTCATTACGGAGCGGAACACATTGGTGCAAGTGTTATCCCTGTTTCCAGCGGTAATACCAGAAGACAGCTGCTTATAATGCAGGATTACTGGAGCAGCACTCTTATATGTACCCCTTCATACGCTTTACATATAGCAGAAATTATGGAAAAACAGGGGCTCACCGCCGATGACATCCATCTTAAATATGCACTTCTGGGGAGTGAACCGTGGGGTGAAAAAATTAGAGCTGAAGTGGAGGAGAAGCTCGGTGTTATCGCTACTGATAATTATGGTTTATCTGAAGTGATAGGTCCCGGTGTATCCGGAGAATGCCTGCAGAAAAACGGTCTTCATATAAACGAAGATCATTTTTACGCCGAAATTATAGACCCGGAAACGGGAGAAGTTCTTCCAGAAGGGGAATTGGGAGAACTTGTTCTTACAACTTTAACAAAAGAAGGGATGCCTCTTATCAGATACAGAACAAGAGACATTACCCGTCTTTTCAGGGATAACTGCAAGTGCGGATGTACATTTGTCAAAATGGAGAAACCTTCCGGAAGAACTGACGATATGCTGATTGTCAACGGGGTAAATGTATTCCCGTCTCAGGTGGAGGAAGTACTCACCGAATTTGATCATGCCACACCGCATTATATGATATTCGTCAAAAAGAAAGGCCACCTTGATCAGATGGAAATAAATCTTGAAATCTCAGAACATCTTTTTTTTGATGAAATGAAGAAACAGAGAGCACTGCTGGACAGTTTAACAGAAAAGATGTTTACCGTATTGGGTATAAAACCTAAGATAAAACTTGTCGAACCTAGAACCATAGAAAGGTTTGAAGGGAAAGCCAGTAGGGTGGTGGACACCAGAAATGAGTAA
- a CDS encoding HD domain-containing protein: MSNNDKELTGIVNFFFETGIFEKIPRSGDAFLGSEQQLLSSHIFRTTVIGFSLANITDADISKVTFMCLFHDIEESRTGDLNYLHQKYVNSDDRKALEDITGSLPFGESIKSLIDEYEAQKSFEAKLAKDADTLELILHIKESLDKGNEQAANWLKFAEKRLKTIAAKDILKNIKSTKYYHWWYNLSNEWQKGNKNW; the protein is encoded by the coding sequence ATGAGTAATAACGATAAAGAGCTCACCGGTATCGTTAATTTCTTTTTTGAAACCGGTATCTTCGAGAAAATCCCAAGAAGCGGTGATGCTTTTCTTGGTTCTGAGCAGCAGCTTCTATCATCACATATATTCAGAACTACCGTAATAGGTTTTTCTCTGGCAAATATCACCGATGCGGATATCTCCAAAGTAACTTTTATGTGCCTGTTTCATGATATTGAGGAATCCAGAACGGGTGATTTGAATTATCTTCATCAGAAATATGTCAATTCTGATGACAGAAAAGCTCTTGAGGACATTACTGGCAGCTTGCCTTTTGGTGAATCGATAAAGTCATTGATCGATGAATATGAAGCTCAGAAAAGTTTTGAAGCAAAACTGGCAAAAGATGCGGATACACTGGAATTAATACTCCATATTAAAGAATCATTGGATAAAGGTAATGAGCAGGCAGCAAACTGGCTGAAATTTGCGGAAAAAAGGTTGAAAACTATTGCAGCGAAAGATATTCTCAAGAATATAAAAAGTACAAAATATTATCACTGGTGGTACAATCTGAGTAATGAATGGCAAAAAGGCAACAAAAACTGGTAA
- a CDS encoding Na/Pi cotransporter family protein — MDSVNWVALVYGLVGGLGLFLFGMRMMSEGLQKSAGNSLKKILEKLTTNRFIGTFVGLGITAIIQSSSATTVMVVGFVNAGLMNITQSLSIVLGANIGTTVTAQLIAFKITKLALPAIGVGVFLRLFTKKKKYNYYGEVLIGFGLLFLGLATMKDGFAPLRSSEEFRNAFILFSSTPILAVAAGAILTMIVQSSSATIGITIALASTGLIDFYGASALVLGENIGTTLTANIAAIGTNSAARRAALGHMIFNVIGVVYMLILLKPFVGFIDSITPGNANMVNAVGQNPYIARHIANLHTMFNIINTIVFLPILGTLASICKWLIKEDEDEQEQRLKFIDDRLIDTPELAVTQAQKEVQRMSDIALEMLRMSKEAFFQRDQKIIDKIYRKEDVVDLLEKDITDFLVKLFQKSVSEKNSEVINNIFHVLHDIEKIADHAENIAKFTERIIDNKITFSEEALDEMNEIFDVTIRFSSNVLNEYNKGNLPKDIDTQDEDLIDKYKRKFKNNHMRRFNEGKCNVDAGIVYVDILNNLEKAGDHSFNIAQVIQGSE; from the coding sequence ATGGATTCTGTTAACTGGGTAGCACTTGTTTACGGACTTGTGGGAGGCTTAGGGCTGTTTTTATTCGGTATGAGAATGATGTCCGAAGGTCTGCAAAAATCAGCAGGTAACAGCCTAAAAAAAATTCTCGAAAAATTGACTACAAACCGCTTTATAGGCACTTTTGTCGGGCTGGGAATTACTGCAATTATTCAAAGCAGTTCTGCAACCACTGTTATGGTAGTGGGATTTGTCAACGCCGGCTTAATGAACATTACCCAGTCATTGAGCATTGTACTGGGAGCTAATATCGGCACCACCGTTACAGCACAGCTTATAGCATTTAAGATTACTAAACTCGCACTGCCGGCAATAGGGGTCGGTGTATTTCTAAGGCTTTTCACAAAGAAAAAGAAATATAACTACTATGGTGAAGTTTTAATAGGCTTTGGTCTTCTTTTTCTGGGACTTGCTACTATGAAAGACGGATTTGCCCCTTTGAGGAGCAGTGAAGAGTTCAGAAATGCTTTTATTCTTTTTTCATCAACACCCATTCTTGCTGTGGCAGCCGGTGCTATACTGACTATGATAGTTCAAAGCAGCTCAGCTACAATAGGTATAACCATAGCTCTGGCATCAACGGGTTTGATTGATTTTTACGGAGCCAGCGCATTGGTACTGGGTGAAAATATAGGTACCACGCTCACCGCCAACATTGCAGCAATAGGAACCAATTCTGCCGCAAGGAGAGCTGCATTGGGTCACATGATTTTTAATGTAATTGGTGTGGTATATATGCTGATTCTTCTAAAACCTTTTGTGGGATTCATTGATTCAATAACGCCGGGAAATGCCAACATGGTAAATGCTGTAGGACAAAACCCTTATATAGCCAGACATATAGCCAACCTGCACACGATGTTTAATATAATCAATACAATAGTGTTTCTCCCAATCTTAGGTACACTGGCTTCCATATGCAAATGGCTGATAAAAGAAGATGAGGATGAGCAGGAACAGCGATTGAAATTTATCGATGACCGTTTGATCGATACCCCTGAATTGGCCGTTACGCAAGCGCAAAAAGAGGTTCAACGCATGTCGGATATTGCACTTGAAATGCTGAGAATGTCCAAAGAGGCTTTCTTTCAAAGGGATCAGAAAATTATAGATAAAATATACAGAAAAGAAGATGTTGTGGATTTACTTGAAAAAGATATTACTGATTTTCTGGTAAAACTTTTCCAGAAATCAGTAAGTGAAAAAAATTCGGAAGTCATTAATAACATTTTTCATGTTCTGCATGATATTGAAAAAATTGCTGATCATGCGGAAAATATTGCCAAATTTACAGAAAGGATTATTGACAACAAAATTACCTTCTCCGAGGAAGCACTTGATGAGATGAATGAAATTTTCGATGTTACAATAAGATTTTCCAGTAATGTTCTGAATGAATACAACAAAGGAAACTTACCAAAAGATATCGACACCCAGGATGAAGATCTTATAGATAAATACAAACGAAAATTCAAAAACAATCATATGAGAAGATTTAATGAGGGCAAATGTAATGTAGACGCTGGGATTGTGTACGTTGATATATTAAATAACCTGGAAAAAGCCGGCGACCACAGCTTTAATATAGCACAGGTCATTCAGGGAAGCGAGTAA
- a CDS encoding Ppx/GppA phosphatase: protein MLAAGVDIGSNSFRLIIADIEDDKILKIVHEERTITRLAEGLIETGRLKKENIDHSVEVLSSFRKKINEFGVNKFKFVATSAVREAENASEFLDKLAKKGIYISVIDGKYEGLLTFKGVNAAIDITGRNVLIFDIGGGSTELIFVDNGKVKTVESTELGVVKLSNLYDFKKIVDGKTIAKVESNVKKVLGNFYFSKEAVQKAAATAGTATTVAAIDMGLKDYDYRKVNGYTIDISKIKSILKELAGMPFEKRTSVTGLEKGREDLIIGGIIIMLSILEIAGTNKVTISDFGVREGIVIAAAND from the coding sequence ATGCTTGCTGCCGGTGTAGATATAGGTAGTAACAGTTTCAGGCTTATCATTGCCGATATTGAAGATGACAAAATCTTAAAAATTGTTCATGAAGAGAGGACAATCACCAGACTTGCCGAAGGTCTTATCGAAACCGGCAGACTTAAAAAAGAAAATATCGATCATTCTGTTGAAGTACTCAGCTCTTTCAGGAAAAAAATCAATGAGTTTGGTGTCAATAAGTTTAAATTTGTAGCTACAAGTGCTGTCAGAGAAGCTGAAAACGCCTCTGAATTTTTGGATAAGCTTGCAAAAAAAGGCATATATATAAGTGTGATAGACGGTAAATATGAAGGATTACTTACTTTTAAAGGTGTAAATGCAGCTATTGATATAACCGGCAGAAACGTGCTGATTTTCGATATAGGGGGCGGTTCAACCGAACTTATTTTTGTTGATAACGGTAAAGTAAAAACTGTGGAAAGTACTGAGCTCGGTGTTGTCAAACTAAGCAATTTATATGATTTCAAAAAAATTGTAGATGGAAAAACAATAGCAAAAGTTGAAAGCAATGTAAAAAAAGTGCTTGGTAATTTTTACTTTTCCAAAGAAGCTGTCCAAAAAGCTGCTGCAACTGCTGGTACAGCCACCACAGTTGCAGCTATCGATATGGGACTTAAAGATTACGACTACAGGAAAGTTAACGGATACACAATTGATATTTCAAAAATTAAAAGTATATTAAAAGAGTTGGCCGGAATGCCTTTTGAAAAGCGAACATCTGTGACCGGCCTGGAGAAAGGAAGGGAAGATCTTATAATAGGTGGTATTATCATAATGCTTAGCATTCTTGAGATTGCAGGTACAAATAAAGTAACAATAAGTGATTTTGGAGTGAGGGAGGGTATCGTAATTGCAGCTGCAAACGATTAG
- a CDS encoding DUF445 family protein encodes MQLQTISLLTTPLVTGFVGYFTNYLAIKMLFRPHRRRWYSAGWQGVIPKNRKKIAGEVANLVGKELIREDDIRSALQSENFQNLLSYTVSEEVKNFLQRDYGSLYEIMDNFGLDIDDVINRTVLNTTANDQAVTVINDLLQRVAREILDSFLLKSVSEIEGMEDKISYFVRKIMSRGNWQELLIDEIFAKLNNTVYSGNSLQDILPEELLNKKTAISKQLTDKGIAILKKLLNDEKTKKVIIQKFIELKNNYFGSGFFDQLKLGMLNVFLNEDAITDIVNDELPKIINAISENDEIIAKLEQSVENYIDQALQKPFYEIVEMIGPKTFYKIRMDFNSWLKSYLRSDELINKVESYFVSNYHKYSGFTFGGILKTAGVDPYELLSNSIDIRVILSESKSSSAALTDGIVSILKDIRVSEIYNKIPEPTFEQLKITLTYKINEILDKHIINVLGAINLTSIVEEKVNSLDLNQLENLLFSFMRDQFRWINILGFILGFIFGAIQSLLFYLY; translated from the coding sequence TTGCAGCTGCAAACGATTAGTTTATTAACAACTCCGCTGGTAACAGGTTTTGTCGGTTATTTCACCAACTATCTGGCTATAAAAATGCTTTTCCGCCCCCACAGAAGGCGTTGGTATTCAGCAGGCTGGCAGGGTGTCATTCCTAAAAACAGAAAGAAAATTGCCGGAGAGGTTGCCAATCTGGTGGGCAAAGAACTCATCAGAGAAGATGATATCAGATCTGCCCTACAGAGTGAAAATTTTCAAAATCTGCTTTCTTACACAGTCTCCGAAGAGGTGAAAAACTTTCTTCAGAGAGATTACGGCTCATTGTATGAAATCATGGATAACTTCGGTCTTGATATCGACGATGTCATAAACAGAACAGTTTTAAACACCACAGCCAACGATCAGGCTGTAACTGTGATTAATGATCTGCTGCAAAGAGTGGCACGTGAAATACTCGACAGTTTTTTGCTGAAGTCCGTTTCTGAAATTGAAGGAATGGAAGACAAAATCAGCTATTTTGTTCGTAAAATTATGAGCAGAGGGAACTGGCAGGAGCTGCTCATTGATGAAATTTTTGCTAAATTAAATAATACTGTGTATTCGGGTAATTCTTTGCAGGACATACTGCCGGAAGAGTTGTTAAATAAAAAAACCGCTATCTCAAAACAACTCACTGACAAAGGAATAGCAATCTTAAAAAAACTGTTGAATGATGAAAAAACCAAGAAAGTGATAATACAAAAATTCATTGAACTGAAAAACAATTACTTCGGAAGCGGCTTCTTTGATCAGCTTAAACTGGGGATGCTTAATGTTTTCCTGAACGAAGATGCAATAACAGATATTGTTAATGATGAGCTTCCAAAGATTATAAATGCAATAAGTGAAAATGATGAAATTATTGCCAAACTTGAGCAGTCTGTTGAAAATTATATCGATCAGGCTTTACAGAAACCTTTTTACGAAATTGTGGAAATGATAGGCCCTAAAACATTTTATAAAATCCGTATGGATTTTAACAGCTGGCTGAAAAGCTATCTGAGATCAGACGAACTTATAAATAAAGTGGAATCCTATTTTGTCAGTAATTATCACAAATATTCCGGATTTACATTCGGTGGTATTCTTAAAACAGCAGGAGTGGACCCTTATGAGCTTCTCTCAAACAGTATAGATATAAGGGTGATACTCAGTGAAAGCAAAAGCAGCTCTGCCGCACTAACTGACGGTATTGTCTCCATACTGAAAGATATCCGGGTATCGGAGATTTACAACAAAATTCCTGAGCCGACTTTTGAACAATTGAAAATAACATTAACTTATAAAATCAACGAAATTCTCGACAAACACATAATCAATGTACTTGGAGCCATTAATCTTACCAGCATTGTAGAAGAGAAAGTAAACTCATTGGATTTAAATCAACTTGAAAATCTCCTTTTTTCTTTCATGAGGGATCAATTCCGCTGGATTAATATTCTTGGATTTATACTCGGCTTTATTTTTGGAGCAATCCAGAGCCTTCTGTTTTATCTGTATTGA
- a CDS encoding site-2 protease family protein produces the protein MEFDINSFLRELSIAAVPFLMAITVHEASHGYAAYMLGDDTAKRAGRLTLNPLKHLDPLGLLVLFLTRLFGWAKPVPVNFTNLNNKKYGPAIVAGAGPTANFITAILSSGLYNIIINLNVSQSLHSTLIVPLALMALFSIQINIALGIFNLIPILPLDGGRILQSFLPLNAAYKFSQTEQYGFVIIIILLLTNVIDRVVFPIINVLVNLLT, from the coding sequence ATGGAATTTGACATTAATTCTTTTTTGAGAGAACTTTCTATAGCAGCTGTTCCTTTTCTCATGGCAATTACCGTGCATGAAGCCTCCCACGGCTACGCAGCGTATATGCTTGGAGATGATACGGCCAAGAGAGCAGGGCGTTTAACTTTAAATCCCCTTAAGCATCTCGATCCGCTTGGACTGCTTGTTCTTTTTCTTACCAGGTTATTCGGATGGGCAAAACCGGTACCTGTAAATTTTACCAATCTAAACAATAAAAAATACGGTCCTGCTATTGTTGCAGGTGCAGGCCCAACTGCCAATTTTATCACCGCAATATTGTCTTCGGGTTTATATAACATAATCATTAATCTGAATGTGAGTCAGTCATTGCATTCGACGCTGATTGTACCCTTGGCACTGATGGCTCTTTTCTCCATCCAAATCAACATAGCTTTAGGTATTTTTAATCTTATTCCGATTCTTCCTCTGGACGGAGGAAGAATACTTCAATCTTTTCTGCCGTTAAATGCAGCCTATAAATTTTCACAAACAGAGCAGTACGGCTTTGTTATTATAATAATTTTGCTGCTTACAAACGTTATAGACAGAGTTGTATTCCCTATTATCAATGTTCTTGTAAATTTATTAACTTAA